In Neorhizobium sp. NCHU2750, a single genomic region encodes these proteins:
- the trpS gene encoding tryptophan--tRNA ligase, which translates to MNTFKPLVFSGVQPTGNLHLGNYLGAIRKFVALQENNDCIYCVVDLHAITAQLVHDDLRGQIRSIAAAFIASGIDPVKHIVFNQSAVPQHAELAWVFNCVARIGWMNRMTQFKDKAGKDRENASLGLLAYPSLMAADILVYRATHVPVGDDQKQHLELARDIAQKFNIDFQAKIRTTGTGVDMVVGEEPIHGYFPLVEPLIDGPAPRVMSLRDGTKKMSKSDPSDLSRINLMDDADEIAKKIRKAKTDPEGLPSEVDGLAGRPEADNLVGIYAALADRTKADVLKEYGGQQFSVFKPALADLAVEVLAPISAEMRRLLDDTSHIDAILRDGGERAGARAEKVMGEVFDIVGFLR; encoded by the coding sequence ATGAACACCTTCAAGCCGCTCGTTTTCTCCGGCGTTCAGCCGACCGGCAATCTCCATCTCGGCAATTATCTCGGCGCGATCCGCAAGTTCGTAGCGCTGCAGGAAAACAACGACTGCATCTATTGCGTCGTCGATCTGCATGCGATCACCGCCCAGCTCGTGCATGACGACCTGCGTGGCCAGATCCGTTCGATCGCCGCTGCCTTCATCGCCTCCGGCATCGATCCGGTGAAGCATATCGTCTTCAACCAGTCGGCCGTGCCGCAGCATGCCGAACTTGCCTGGGTGTTCAACTGTGTTGCCCGTATCGGCTGGATGAACCGCATGACGCAGTTCAAGGACAAGGCCGGAAAGGACCGTGAAAACGCCTCGCTCGGCCTGCTCGCCTATCCGAGCCTGATGGCGGCCGACATTCTCGTCTACCGCGCCACCCATGTGCCGGTCGGCGACGACCAGAAGCAGCATCTCGAATTGGCTCGCGACATCGCCCAGAAGTTCAACATCGACTTCCAGGCAAAGATCCGCACCACTGGCACCGGCGTCGACATGGTGGTCGGCGAAGAGCCGATCCATGGTTATTTCCCGCTGGTCGAACCGCTGATCGATGGGCCCGCTCCGCGCGTCATGTCGCTGCGTGACGGCACCAAGAAGATGTCGAAGTCGGATCCGTCGGACCTGTCGCGCATCAACCTGATGGATGATGCAGACGAGATCGCCAAAAAGATCCGCAAGGCCAAGACCGATCCGGAAGGTTTGCCGAGCGAAGTCGACGGCCTTGCCGGTCGTCCGGAGGCGGACAATCTCGTCGGCATCTATGCAGCCCTTGCGGACCGCACCAAGGCTGACGTGCTGAAGGAATATGGCGGCCAGCAGTTCTCGGTGTTCAAGCCGGCGCTCGCCGATCTCGCCGTTGAGGTTCTGGCGCCGATCAGCGCCGAGATGCGCCGTCTTCTCGACGACACCTCGCATATCGACGCGATCCTCAGGGATGGCGGCGAACGCGCCGGTGCCCGCGCCGAGAAGGTCATGGGCGAAGTCTTCGACATCGTCGGCTTCCTGCGCTGA
- a CDS encoding universal stress protein → MVSKRLSRLEGHRRKFMAVIDGTPECEKAVHYAGRRAKNSNGGLVLLYIIAEGDFQQWLGVEQIMRAEAMEEAEAVMAKAAHRVRETIGIDPEIVIREGNAPEQINSLVEEDRDIAILVLAAGSAKEGPGPLVSAIAGRGTAFPIPVTVLPDTLSEEEIEALA, encoded by the coding sequence ATGGTTTCCAAGAGACTTTCGCGGCTGGAAGGCCACAGGCGCAAGTTCATGGCGGTCATCGATGGCACGCCGGAATGCGAAAAGGCCGTCCATTATGCCGGTCGCCGCGCCAAGAATTCCAATGGCGGTCTTGTTCTGCTTTACATCATTGCCGAGGGCGACTTCCAGCAATGGCTGGGCGTCGAGCAGATTATGCGTGCCGAAGCGATGGAAGAAGCGGAGGCCGTGATGGCCAAGGCTGCCCACCGGGTGCGCGAGACAATCGGCATAGATCCCGAAATCGTCATCCGCGAGGGCAATGCGCCCGAGCAGATCAACAGCCTTGTCGAGGAAGACCGAGACATCGCCATTCTCGTGCTGGCTGCGGGTTCTGCCAAGGAAGGGCCGGGGCCTCTCGTCTCCGCCATTGCCGGGCGCGGCACCGCTTTCCCGATACCGGTTACGGTGTTGCCCGATACGCTGTCGGAAGAGGAAATCGAGGCGCTCGCATAA
- a CDS encoding NifU family protein, which yields MFIQTEATPNPATLKFLPGKVVLEKGTAEFRNGDEAAASPLALRLFAVPGVTGVYFGYDFITVTKSDAEWQHLKPAILGTIMEHFMSGQPIMGGGSAMAEALDEEGEFFDDEDETIVETIKELLETRVRPAVAQDGGDITFKGYKDGTVYLNMKGACSGCPSSTATLKHGVQNLLKHFVPEVQAVEAL from the coding sequence ATGTTCATCCAGACGGAAGCCACGCCGAACCCGGCGACCCTGAAGTTCCTTCCCGGCAAGGTGGTTCTGGAAAAAGGCACGGCCGAATTCCGCAATGGCGATGAAGCGGCCGCATCTCCGCTGGCGCTCCGTCTGTTTGCCGTACCGGGTGTAACCGGTGTCTATTTCGGTTACGATTTCATCACCGTCACGAAGTCGGATGCCGAGTGGCAGCACCTGAAGCCTGCCATCCTCGGCACGATCATGGAACATTTCATGTCCGGTCAGCCGATCATGGGCGGCGGTTCGGCCATGGCCGAGGCTCTCGATGAAGAAGGCGAGTTCTTCGACGATGAAGACGAAACCATCGTCGAGACCATCAAGGAACTGCTCGAAACCCGGGTCCGTCCGGCCGTTGCCCAGGATGGTGGCGACATCACATTCAAGGGTTACAAGGACGGTACCGTCTATCTCAACATGAAGGGTGCCTGCTCCGGTTGCCCATCGTCGACGGCCACGCTGAAGCACGGTGTCCAAAACCTGCTCAAGCACTTCGTTCCCGAAGTGCAGGCGGTTGAGGCCCTCTGA
- the tsaB gene encoding tRNA (adenosine(37)-N6)-threonylcarbamoyltransferase complex dimerization subunit type 1 TsaB, whose translation MIVLAIDTASIDCSAAVFDSAAGKLLSAVSEEIGKGHAERLMAVIDQALDEAEVALDQVGKIAVVIGPGSFTGIRVGVAAARGFALSLGTECVGVSTLETLAAMHHAVSGDAKPVVIAMDAKREEIYAQAFAADGSSLGEPAALSAEDVERLAVSASADLFGSWVTKSQDRFDIGIVARLGAARKADGSRPKPLYLRGPDAKPQTGFALARV comes from the coding sequence ATGATTGTATTGGCTATCGACACTGCGAGCATCGATTGTTCTGCGGCGGTATTTGACAGTGCCGCCGGCAAGCTTCTGTCTGCCGTCTCCGAGGAAATCGGCAAGGGCCATGCGGAACGGCTGATGGCCGTCATCGACCAGGCTCTCGACGAAGCCGAGGTTGCGCTCGACCAGGTCGGGAAGATCGCCGTCGTCATCGGTCCGGGCTCTTTTACCGGCATCCGCGTCGGCGTCGCGGCGGCCCGCGGTTTCGCCCTCTCTCTCGGCACCGAGTGTGTCGGCGTATCGACGCTGGAAACCCTGGCTGCCATGCATCATGCGGTGTCGGGTGATGCGAAACCGGTCGTCATCGCCATGGATGCCAAGCGGGAAGAGATCTATGCTCAGGCCTTTGCCGCAGATGGCAGTTCGCTGGGTGAACCGGCAGCGCTCTCGGCAGAGGATGTCGAGCGTCTGGCTGTCTCCGCATCAGCCGACCTGTTCGGTTCGTGGGTGACGAAATCCCAGGATCGCTTCGATATCGGTATCGTTGCGCGTCTCGGTGCGGCCAGGAAGGCCGATGGCAGCCGCCCGAAGCCGCTTTATCTGCGCGGCCCCGATGCCAAGCCGCAGACGGGCTTCGCACTGGCAAGAGTGTAG
- a CDS encoding N-acetyltransferase produces MFDEYLSWKPFFEIVPMEVDDCAEISDLHGLRFPRQWSDGEFQNLILERNVFGFIARQTNAFFSRPLGGFVLSREAGGEAEILTVATSEKFARQGLGWRLMQAALREAISRGADSMFLEVEADNRPAVGLYGKLGFAKVAERPAYYLGADGRRTAALVMSRVLR; encoded by the coding sequence ATGTTCGACGAATATCTGAGCTGGAAGCCGTTTTTCGAAATCGTGCCGATGGAAGTCGACGATTGCGCCGAGATCTCGGACCTGCACGGTCTGCGCTTCCCGCGTCAGTGGAGCGACGGCGAGTTTCAGAACCTCATTCTTGAGCGCAACGTTTTCGGTTTCATCGCCCGCCAGACCAACGCGTTCTTCTCCAGACCGCTCGGCGGCTTCGTGCTGAGCCGCGAGGCAGGGGGAGAGGCTGAAATTCTCACTGTCGCCACATCGGAAAAATTCGCCCGTCAGGGCCTTGGCTGGCGTCTTATGCAGGCCGCGCTGCGCGAGGCGATATCGAGGGGTGCCGACAGCATGTTCCTCGAGGTCGAGGCGGATAACCGCCCGGCGGTCGGTCTCTACGGCAAACTCGGCTTTGCCAAAGTGGCGGAGAGGCCGGCTTATTACCTCGGTGCCGACGGACGGCGGACTGCCGCGCTTGTCATGAGCCGCGTTCTTCGCTAG
- a CDS encoding Fur family transcriptional regulator has protein sequence MTDLSKTLEELCAEKGMRMTDQRRVIARILQESDDHPDVEELYRRSSRVDPRISISTVYRTVKLFEDEGIIERHDFRDGRSRYETVPEEHHDHMIDLKTGHVIEFQSAEIEALQERIARELGFRLVGHRLELYGIPLDKDGK, from the coding sequence ATGACGGACCTTTCCAAGACACTGGAAGAGCTGTGTGCCGAGAAGGGCATGCGCATGACCGACCAGCGTCGGGTCATTGCCCGGATATTGCAGGAATCCGACGATCATCCGGATGTCGAGGAGCTCTATCGCCGCTCCTCCAGGGTCGATCCGCGCATCTCCATCTCGACGGTCTACCGCACCGTCAAGCTGTTCGAGGATGAGGGCATAATCGAGCGCCATGATTTCCGCGATGGCCGCTCCCGCTATGAAACCGTGCCGGAAGAGCATCACGATCACATGATCGACCTGAAGACCGGCCACGTGATCGAATTCCAGTCGGCAGAGATCGAGGCGTTGCAGGAGCGTATCGCCCGTGAACTCGGTTTCAGGCTGGTCGGGCATCGGCTGGAGCTTTACGGCATACCGCTCGACAAGGACGGCAAGTGA